The DNA region TTCACATCACATGCAGCGCGTTGCAAAGCAATATCGCCAATTAATTGGAGAGATTGCACCCCAggggtcgtctgttcctttccaTTCCACTGTCCGTGGTCGTACCATTCCGTCGTGCGATTTGAACGCTACCTACTGGGTTGACAACCTAGTCTCACGTGTCGAGTTTGTGATGGGTGTTCGCAGCCTCCTAGGCCAAAAGGTCGGGGAGACAGAACGACCCGTTAGCACGGTGATCGAAATTGGGCCCCATTGCGCGCTCCAAACACCGATAAAACAGATTATCGAGCACCATTTCTCTGACGCCAAGATCGAATACTTTCCAAGTTTGAAGCGGAAGGTCGATGCGGTTGAGGCGATGCAGCAACTTGCGATAGCGCTATGGATGCGAGGCTTGTCCCTGGACTTCGAGAGTATCAACTTCCCTGATCTACGAACAAAGCCAGCAGTCTTGACCAACCTATCGCCATACCCGTGGAATCACTCGGAAAGTTACTGGCATTCAGCTCGTCTGTCCGACAATATCTACCACCGGCAGTTTCCCCGGAATGACATTCTCGGTTCTCTATCCATGGAGAATATCGATCTTGAACCACGGTGGCGGAACGTTATATCTGCCGACGCTCAGCCCTGGATAAGACAGCACCGGATCCACAACAATAGTGTGTACCCCATGGCAGGCTTTTTGGCGATGGCCGTCGAAGCTGTTGCACAGCAAGCTGCGCTCCATCAACTCGCCCTTGACCGTATTGAGATTCGCGAGGTGACCGTCGGCCGAGCGCTGACGGTCCCCGAGGCTTCCTTCGTTGAGACAATGCTGTCGATGAGGCCATGCACGAGCACGTCCGGGAACTCTCCGAACGTTTGGCACGAGTTTCGCATCTTTTCTTGGTCGGAAAGTCGTGGGTGGGATGAGCACTGCCATGGTTTTATTATCGGACTCGAAAACAAAGAGCCTAACCCGGTCGATAGCCTTCGGCAACAGTCCTCGAAGGTGCTGGACGCAGCTCATCAAGCGGCAGCAATTCAAGCAGCATGTACGACTGCAGTCGACAGCAATTCGCTGTATCAGAACGTCGCTCAATGCGGTGCGGTCTACGGACCGTTGTTTCGGGGGTTGACTGATATCGCTGTTAGCAATAGTCATGAAGCCATGGCTAAACTGACAGTCCCGGACACCAAGCTGTGCATGCCTAAGGAACATGAAACATCCTCCATTGTGCATCCCACCCTCCTAGACATTTGTGTTCAGCTTATATGGGTGCTTTTCGGGTGCTACAAGCCCGGGTCGAAAACAACGCATTTACCCTCGTTGGTGAAGCACATTTCCATTGTTCCGTATCACGGTCTGCAACCGGGAAGTGAATTGCAAGTGTATGGAAATCGGATTAATGCTATATCCACGCGCCACCCACTCAGCCACCGTATCTTTGCAACCCGCCCAGGAGACCCggtcaatgccatcatcgAAATTGACGGCTGTGTCACGATTCCTCTTCCCTATGATGAGGTCGGCGTATCAGAAGCCAAGCCTCTGTGTTACCGTGAGCATTATGAACCCTGTTTCGACTTTCTGTCGGGGGCGGATTCAGACCTTCTCAGAGGTCCTGACTCGGGCGACGGTCCAGGTGCCCAACGGACTCGTCTTCTGGATGAAGTTTCATACTTGTACCTCCAACGTGCTGTAAAAAGCATCGGCAAAAATGAGGTCCTCTCGTTCAAGCCGCATCTCCAACGGGTGTTCCGTTGGGCCCAGAAGCTGTGCAGTGCGACCACCTTTGACACCAGTCTATGTGCACATCACGGGGACCAGGAGAAACTGATCCGGAAAGTCCGTACGATGAATGCGGTTGGCGAGTTGACCTGCAAGCTTGGGGAACGTCTTCCCGAGGTGCTTCGAGGAAACCTGGACCCATTGGCCGTCATGATGGAGGATGATTTACTTAGCCGACATTACGAGGATAACGACCACCTGCTTCAAAACTATGCTCGAGCGACCAAGTGTATCGACGCAATGGCACACCAGAACCCACATCTCAAATTCCTCGAAGTTGGTGCAGGCACCGGAGGAGTTACATTACCCATTCTGCAGACCCTGGGAGGCGAGGCTGGGTCGACGCCGCGATTCAGCCATTTCACGTATACTGATATCTCCCCTGGTTTTTTTGAGAAGGCGAAGGACAAGTTTCAGGCCTGGCGCCCGTTGATGTCGTATCAGACACTCGATGTCTCTTCGGATCCGGTCCCGCAGGGCTATGAGCCGCATTCCTACGACGTAGTTATCGCATGCAACGTTTTACATGCGACTTCTCTCATTGGACAAACTGTGGCGAATATCAGGCGTTTGCTCAAGCCCGGTGGAAAGTTGTTGCTGATTGAGGAGACTCGACTGAAATCCAGCCACTTCATATACGCACTCCTTCCAGGTTGGTGGTTGAGCGAAGATCCGGACCGCAAGAACGGACCTTTGTTGGATCCAGGCCTATGGGAACGTGTGCTTAAAGATAATTCCTTTTCCGGTATCGATATCGGTATTGACGACTATCCTGGGGCACCACAACGTGCATGCACTCTCATGGTCTCAACCGCCACAGATACCCGAATCAGACCCTCTTCGAACAATGTCGTTGTCATGAACACAGGATTCCTAATTCCAAGCCTCTGCCGTGCGCTCCAGCAAAAGTTGAAGGATGTCACTGGGGGGGTCGTTAATACGAGGGATTTCACGACAGATCCGACTGGCAAGTTGTGTATTTTCGTTGACGATCCAGATACTCCACTGTTATCTTCGCTTACCAAGGAAAGTTTCCGAGCACTTCAAAAAATGCTAGCTCGCTCCAGCGGCGTTCTGTGGGTTATCCAGAAGGGCAACACTGGGCCAGAGTCCCTTGGTGCGCACTTGGCTGTTGGACTAGCTAGGACGGTGCGATCAGAGACAAGCTTGCCGTTTGCTACACTGGATGTTGGCGTGAAAGGCAGTCTCCCCGAGAGTCAGGTTGCGGACAGAATACGTGATGTTTTCAACGACATTTTCTGCAACTCGTCCGTCCTTCGCCACGGGGATATGGATTATGTCGTCCAGCAGGGACGGATCTGCGTGTCTCGAATCGTTGATGACCCAGAACTGAATGAACATCTTTTCCAGGATACGGAGCATGCGCCACCCCAGCATCAAGCCCTGTGGCAGCCATCCAGGCCCTTGAAAATGGTTCCCGCAGCCGATGGTGTTCTGGCCGACTGCTTCTTTACAGACCACGACGTCGTTCGCTCGCCTCTACCGGACGACCAGGTCGAGATTAAAGTCGAATATGTCGGCCTCAACTTCCGTGATGTCCTAGTCGCCATGTCGCAGATCCAGGGCGGGCAGCTTGGCCAAGAGTGTAGCGGCGTCGTCACGGCCATTGGGGCTGCCGTTGATGATTTCCGTGTGGGTGACCGAGTATGTTCGACGGCTCCTGGATGCCTCGCGAGTCACGTACGAAGTGCAGCATCGAATGTATGGAGAGTGCCCAACACAATGGACCTTGAACTTGCTGCGTCCGCTCCCTTGGTTTTTGCGACTGCGTATTACTCTCTCGTCGACATCGGCAGGCTCACTTCGGGAGAGACTGTTCTCATCCATGCTGCCGCAGGAGGTGTTGGACAAGCCGCTATCATGTTAGCCCAGGAAGTCGGAGCCAAGGTCTTTGCAACAGTCAGCAGTGAGCATAAGAAGCGTTTCCTAATGGATACCTACCAGCTCGCAGAAGATCAAATCTTTTTCAGTCGAGACACGTCGTTTGCATCCGGCATCTACAAGGCCACAGGGGGGCAGGGAGTCGATGTTGCGTTGAACTCGCTGACCGGTGACGCCTTGCGGTCAACTTTTGAATGCTTGGCTCCATTTGG from Aspergillus chevalieri M1 DNA, chromosome 2, nearly complete sequence includes:
- a CDS encoding type I polyketide synthase (COG:Q;~EggNog:ENOG410PKA1;~InterPro:IPR016036,IPR016035,IPR016039,IPR018201, IPR042104,IPR014030,IPR011032,IPR013968,IPR013154, IPR001227,IPR014031,IPR006162,IPR014043,IPR020806, IPR020807,IPR020843,IPR020841,IPR009081,IPR013149, IPR029063,IPR036736,IPR036291,IPR013217;~PFAM:PF16197,PF00109,PF08659,PF00550,PF13489, PF13649,PF01209,PF08240,PF02801,PF00698,PF13602,PF14765, PF00107,PF00106,PF08242,PF08241;~SMCOG1093:Beta-ketoacyl synthase;~antiSMASH:Cluster_2.1;~go_function: GO:0004315 - 3-oxoacyl-[acyl-carrier-protein] synthase activity [Evidence IEA];~go_function: GO:0016491 - oxidoreductase activity [Evidence IEA];~go_function: GO:0016740 - transferase activity [Evidence IEA];~go_function: GO:0016746 - transferase activity, transferring acyl groups [Evidence IEA];~go_function: GO:0031177 - phosphopantetheine binding [Evidence IEA];~go_process: GO:0006633 - fatty acid biosynthetic process [Evidence IEA];~go_process: GO:0055114 - oxidation-reduction process [Evidence IEA]): MRVQSLCRDESIDINGHPPIVDGDERPARMAIVGMACRLPGQVTSPEDFWKLCSRGRSAWSEVPRTRFNHAGFHHPDPQRAGTLNPQGGHFLDEDLGRFDAPFFNITLQEARSLDPQQRLLLECTYEALENAGIPKQSLAGRNVGVFAGASFADYDVRNMRDPETIPMHEATGNAVSLQANRISYYFDLNGPSLTVDTACSSSLTAVHLACQSLRARECSVAIVGGAHLNITPEAFISMSSAGVFSDSGRSYAFDHRASGFGRGEGVGCFVLKPLDAALSAGDAVRAVIAGSGVNQDGRTRGITLPNSAAQESLIRSVYKTAHIDPSETGYVEAHGTGTRAGDPLEAAALHAVFGKGRTPKEPLFVGSVKTNIPKKLVPWPRGKRYASINNFGFGGANAHVVLEQVSSLHDGGVNEETPALKRKIITLSGHDENAVKQQVKRLGFYLEQNPAVFQESVFNNLAYTLAQRRTVFPWRLAVAGCSTLEIGQQLSADPAPSRAQGLPTIGFVFTGQGAQWFAMGRELLTSYPVFRRTMKVVDSCLVSLGAKFSVIDEIESGDATSNSISKAYISQPACTAIQLALTDLLGSWGVFPSAVTGHSSGEIAAAYAAGVLTIEECVRVAYARGTAAALLTKDTSNGKGSMMAVGSSCAAVQPYIDRVGSHRAVVACINSESSVTVSGDAGAISELQSTLDKEGIFARKLQVDVAYHSHHMQRVAKQYRQLIGEIAPQGSSVPFHSTVRGRTIPSCDLNATYWVDNLVSRVEFVMGVRSLLGQKVGETERPVSTVIEIGPHCALQTPIKQIIEHHFSDAKIEYFPSLKRKVDAVEAMQQLAIALWMRGLSLDFESINFPDLRTKPAVLTNLSPYPWNHSESYWHSARLSDNIYHRQFPRNDILGSLSMENIDLEPRWRNVISADAQPWIRQHRIHNNSVYPMAGFLAMAVEAVAQQAALHQLALDRIEIREVTVGRALTVPEASFVETMLSMRPCTSTSGNSPNVWHEFRIFSWSESRGWDEHCHGFIIGLENKEPNPVDSLRQQSSKVLDAAHQAAAIQAACTTAVDSNSLYQNVAQCGAVYGPLFRGLTDIAVSNSHEAMAKLTVPDTKLCMPKEHETSSIVHPTLLDICVQLIWVLFGCYKPGSKTTHLPSLVKHISIVPYHGLQPGSELQVYGNRINAISTRHPLSHRIFATRPGDPVNAIIEIDGCVTIPLPYDEVGVSEAKPLCYREHYEPCFDFLSGADSDLLRGPDSGDGPGAQRTRLLDEVSYLYLQRAVKSIGKNEVLSFKPHLQRVFRWAQKLCSATTFDTSLCAHHGDQEKLIRKVRTMNAVGELTCKLGERLPEVLRGNLDPLAVMMEDDLLSRHYEDNDHLLQNYARATKCIDAMAHQNPHLKFLEVGAGTGGVTLPILQTLGGEAGSTPRFSHFTYTDISPGFFEKAKDKFQAWRPLMSYQTLDVSSDPVPQGYEPHSYDVVIACNVLHATSLIGQTVANIRRLLKPGGKLLLIEETRLKSSHFIYALLPGWWLSEDPDRKNGPLLDPGLWERVLKDNSFSGIDIGIDDYPGAPQRACTLMVSTATDTRIRPSSNNVVVMNTGFLIPSLCRALQQKLKDVTGGVVNTRDFTTDPTGKLCIFVDDPDTPLLSSLTKESFRALQKMLARSSGVLWVIQKGNTGPESLGAHLAVGLARTVRSETSLPFATLDVGVKGSLPESQVADRIRDVFNDIFCNSSVLRHGDMDYVVQQGRICVSRIVDDPELNEHLFQDTEHAPPQHQALWQPSRPLKMVPAADGVLADCFFTDHDVVRSPLPDDQVEIKVEYVGLNFRDVLVAMSQIQGGQLGQECSGVVTAIGAAVDDFRVGDRVCSTAPGCLASHVRSAASNVWRVPNTMDLELAASAPLVFATAYYSLVDIGRLTSGETVLIHAAAGGVGQAAIMLAQEVGAKVFATVSSEHKKRFLMDTYQLAEDQIFFSRDTSFASGIYKATGGQGVDVALNSLTGDALRSTFECLAPFGRFVELGKRDIIQNSQLEMVHFDKNVSFSSVDVSLIIRTRPALMKRLLGESFRLFGKPETQARWSITCYSISELESAFRALQGGRNTGKIVIQMEKDAMVKVHPARRPEDILSRDASYIVTGGTRGIGLDIARWLPEKGARHLILISRSGAATEESQQTLRALEAEGVKVKVCRCDVGDPDDLAQALVPVLKQMPPARGVVYGAMVLRDMLFEKMGLEDYNAVIRPRMHGILNLQRILQRQREPKLDFFINLSSLSSIVGTMGQAAYTSSGTFMAAMARYPSLAGVPCRTIDLPMVRDVGYLAADQKRQEEASHQLGGVSIDASDIRAVLAAAMRNEMGHSTNNHCLLGLNGVKTTPVKELPFWAQDPKLSHLLRSSILSEIDSTQTQQHDTKVSPATAVRHATSYSSAESLVVDAVVHKIASTLMRPVDEVDPSAHISGYGLDSLVAIEVRNWITRELEANLQILEILTSDSVHALARTILSKSTLVSPNVRAEWNSETPKNA